A region from the Candidatus Thiothrix putei genome encodes:
- a CDS encoding tetratricopeptide repeat protein, which translates to MRIIKVLLLGMTASAILPFSVTANPQIAPVQPVNMGEAPPPWNANAAPEVAATQPAATSSQGSSVENWYRNRRKTESNVGTDFAALQASAESGDAKAQYKLAMLYRNDENPQADLKKSLDWQQRAAQAGYMEAQYGLGLLYANGQYVPANNNQARQWFEKAAAQGHVAARLALLSLDSGAPAQAIVTSNNLKMEEPGQRTETQDFASLQQQSPAAMPPIPVVNSASRPEPVTTRVSQPIMAQPADQNQNTAGKLDLTGIEPEVLRQSAESGDKQAQLMLGTLYEDGLGGLPADLREAAYWYEQAAKQHYPKAQYNLGLLYEDGRGVTQNDKQAAYWYDKAAKAGFTEAQNNLGVLFVLGKGVKKDSKKAEKLFMDAASKGNADAQRNLEMLRKG; encoded by the coding sequence ATGAGAATAATAAAAGTCTTGTTATTGGGGATGACGGCGAGTGCTATATTGCCATTTTCTGTTACTGCGAACCCGCAAATTGCACCCGTACAGCCGGTTAACATGGGTGAAGCTCCGCCACCATGGAATGCTAATGCAGCACCTGAAGTAGCGGCGACACAGCCTGCGGCAACATCCAGTCAAGGTTCTAGCGTGGAAAATTGGTATCGCAATCGCCGCAAAACAGAGAGTAATGTGGGCACGGATTTTGCTGCATTACAGGCATCTGCGGAGAGCGGTGATGCTAAAGCGCAATACAAGTTAGCTATGTTGTACCGTAATGATGAAAATCCACAAGCCGACCTCAAAAAGTCTTTGGATTGGCAACAACGTGCAGCGCAAGCAGGGTATATGGAAGCCCAATACGGTTTGGGCTTATTGTATGCGAATGGGCAATATGTCCCTGCCAATAATAATCAGGCACGCCAGTGGTTTGAGAAAGCTGCGGCACAAGGTCATGTTGCTGCCCGCTTAGCGCTGCTTTCCTTGGATAGTGGTGCACCCGCGCAAGCGATTGTCACCTCTAATAACCTGAAAATGGAAGAACCGGGGCAACGTACCGAGACGCAAGATTTTGCGTCTCTACAGCAGCAGTCCCCCGCAGCAATGCCACCGATTCCGGTGGTTAATTCCGCCAGTCGCCCGGAACCGGTCACCACGCGGGTATCTCAGCCCATAATGGCGCAACCCGCCGATCAAAATCAGAATACGGCAGGTAAGCTTGATCTCACTGGCATTGAACCTGAAGTCTTGCGTCAGTCAGCCGAGTCAGGTGATAAGCAAGCGCAATTGATGCTAGGTACTCTGTATGAAGACGGCCTTGGTGGTCTGCCTGCGGATTTGCGCGAAGCTGCGTATTGGTATGAGCAAGCTGCTAAGCAGCATTACCCCAAAGCCCAATACAATCTCGGTCTGCTATATGAAGACGGGCGCGGTGTTACGCAAAACGATAAACAAGCCGCTTACTGGTATGATAAAGCCGCCAAGGCGGGGTTCACGGAAGCCCAAAACAACTTGGGTGTACTGTTTGTATTGGGAAAAGGCGTTAAGAAAGACAGTAAAAAAGCTGAAAAATTGTTTATGGATGCCGCCAGCAAAGGCAATGCTGATGCGCAGCGTAATCTGGAGATGTTACGAAAAGGTTAA
- the hflK gene encoding FtsH protease activity modulator HflK — MTSRPRLPGFKLMGIAPVIVILLGITAWSSWYTVPSDSVAIVQRFGKFKAEVQPGLHFKIPLGVDVATILPVKRQLKQEFGFYTEGASNVDQYSDNPAAESPMVTGDLNVALVEWVVQYRIAEPTNYLFAVREPGITLRNASESVMREVVGDRTVDEVLTIGRQEIEAEALVKLQQLATLYLMGVSIDQVQLKNINPPRPVQESFNEVNQAQQEREKLINEARRDYNKVIPLAEGEKDQRIREAEGYRLKRVNEAEGDVARFNAVFTEYQKAPDITQRRLYLETMQAILPRIQNKIVVDEGMKNLLPLLNLNTSQKTPAEAAP, encoded by the coding sequence ATGACCTCGCGACCACGCTTGCCAGGCTTCAAGCTAATGGGCATTGCCCCTGTGATCGTTATCCTGCTCGGCATTACCGCTTGGTCATCGTGGTACACCGTCCCCAGTGATTCCGTCGCCATCGTGCAACGCTTCGGAAAATTTAAGGCGGAAGTCCAACCCGGTTTGCATTTTAAAATTCCCTTGGGCGTGGATGTCGCCACCATTTTGCCGGTCAAACGCCAATTAAAACAGGAATTCGGCTTTTATACCGAAGGTGCAAGCAATGTCGATCAATACTCCGACAACCCGGCGGCGGAATCACCGATGGTCACAGGCGATTTGAATGTGGCACTGGTGGAATGGGTGGTGCAATACCGCATTGCCGAACCCACCAACTATTTGTTTGCGGTGCGCGAACCGGGCATTACTTTACGCAATGCCTCGGAATCGGTCATGCGCGAAGTCGTGGGTGATCGCACCGTCGATGAAGTGCTCACCATCGGGCGGCAAGAAATCGAAGCCGAAGCCTTGGTCAAACTCCAGCAACTCGCCACCCTTTACCTGATGGGTGTGAGCATCGACCAAGTGCAATTAAAGAACATCAACCCACCACGCCCAGTACAAGAATCCTTCAATGAAGTCAACCAAGCGCAGCAAGAAAGAGAAAAGCTCATTAACGAAGCCCGCCGCGATTACAACAAAGTCATCCCCTTAGCGGAAGGTGAAAAAGATCAACGCATCCGCGAAGCCGAAGGCTACCGCCTCAAGCGCGTCAACGAAGCCGAGGGCGACGTAGCACGTTTCAACGCGGTGTTTACCGAATACCAAAAAGCCCCCGACATTACCCAACGGCGTTTGTATCTGGAAACCATGCAAGCCATCTTACCCCGCATTCAAAACAAAATCGTGGTAGACGAAGGCATGAAAAACCTGTTACCCCTGCTCAACCTCAACACCTCACAGAAAACCCCAGCGGAGGCAGCACCATGA